From the Microbacterium thalassium genome, one window contains:
- a CDS encoding RNA-binding protein, giving the protein MLAAALEHVVKGIVDHPDDVRIQSSSTPRGDVLEVHVHVDDRGRVIGRGGRTAKALRTLITALADGRRVRVDVADD; this is encoded by the coding sequence GTGCTCGCCGCCGCGCTCGAGCACGTCGTCAAGGGGATCGTGGACCACCCCGACGACGTCCGCATCCAGTCCTCCTCCACGCCCCGCGGTGACGTGCTCGAGGTGCACGTCCACGTGGACGACCGGGGACGGGTCATCGGGCGCGGCGGCCGCACGGCCAAAGCGCTGCGCACCCTCATCACCGCCCTCGCCGACGGCCGCCGTGTGCGCGTCGACGTCGCGGACGACTGA
- the lipB gene encoding lipoyl(octanoyl) transferase LipB codes for MLAIETVGLSPNLVPYQDGWDLQRRVHAEVVAGIRPDTLLLLEHEPVYTAGKRTEPHERPTDGTPVIDVDRGGKITWHGPGQLVGYPIVRLPEPVDVVAHVRRIERLLIDVLDRHGVHGYQVEGRSGVWVRRPLSEDKVAAIGVRVEKGVTMHGFAINCDNTLAGFRGIVPCGITDAGVTTISEIVGADVSPRDIIATVAHVFDDEYAGVPA; via the coding sequence ATGCTCGCCATCGAGACCGTCGGGCTGTCCCCCAACCTCGTCCCCTACCAGGACGGGTGGGATCTCCAGCGACGCGTGCACGCCGAGGTCGTCGCCGGCATCCGCCCCGACACGCTCCTCCTCCTCGAGCACGAGCCCGTGTACACCGCCGGCAAGCGCACCGAGCCGCACGAGCGTCCCACCGACGGCACCCCGGTGATCGACGTGGACCGCGGCGGCAAGATCACGTGGCACGGCCCCGGCCAGCTCGTCGGCTACCCGATCGTGCGGCTGCCCGAGCCGGTCGACGTCGTCGCGCACGTGCGCCGCATCGAGCGACTGCTCATCGACGTGCTCGACCGGCACGGCGTCCACGGCTACCAGGTCGAGGGCCGCAGCGGCGTGTGGGTGCGCCGCCCGCTGTCGGAGGACAAGGTCGCCGCCATCGGCGTGCGCGTCGAGAAGGGCGTGACGATGCACGGCTTCGCCATCAACTGCGACAACACGCTCGCCGGCTTCCGCGGGATCGTGCCGTGCGGCATCACGGACGCGGGCGTGACCACCATCAGCGAGATCGTCGGCGCGGACGTCTCGCCGCGCGACATCATCGCCACGGTGGCCCACGTCTTCGACGACGAGTACGCCGGGGTGCCCGCGTGA
- a CDS encoding TetR family transcriptional regulator — protein MSSSGRVGRPKASSRETLAEAACELFLEKGFEATSIVDITGRAGVSRSSFFNYFASKSDILWAGFDERLEQLTERLGASGTAEDGDPAAAVHGAVVAIADGFAPDSLALGIVNASAMGLTDELERESAVRRTRIGRAVSERFTRGGADRLGAEVAGSAWGGAVLAAIDAWAHDGAGRTELARFLDRAARSAATVATAPDGAVRQLRVVVTAPDFDDAVAFYRDVVGMPQSEAYEAEAGARVVILDAGRATLELSNPAQVAFIDRVETDGDAPSDRIRIALEVDDTAEAARRLADAGASVEAPARQTPWRSVNARLRGPADLQLTLFEELGDP, from the coding sequence ATGAGCAGCAGCGGCCGTGTGGGCAGACCCAAGGCGTCGTCGAGGGAGACTCTCGCCGAGGCGGCGTGCGAACTGTTCCTCGAGAAGGGCTTCGAGGCGACGTCGATCGTCGACATCACCGGGCGGGCCGGCGTGAGCCGCTCGAGCTTCTTCAACTACTTCGCCTCCAAGTCCGACATCCTGTGGGCGGGGTTCGACGAGCGGCTCGAGCAGCTGACGGAGCGCCTGGGGGCCTCAGGGACGGCGGAGGACGGCGACCCCGCCGCGGCCGTGCACGGGGCGGTCGTCGCGATCGCCGACGGCTTCGCGCCCGACTCCCTCGCGCTCGGCATCGTCAACGCGTCCGCCATGGGCCTGACCGACGAGCTCGAGCGCGAGTCGGCGGTGCGGCGCACGCGCATCGGCCGCGCCGTCTCGGAGCGCTTCACCCGCGGCGGCGCCGACCGCCTGGGAGCCGAGGTCGCGGGCTCCGCGTGGGGAGGAGCTGTGCTCGCGGCGATCGACGCGTGGGCGCACGACGGGGCGGGCCGCACCGAGCTCGCGCGGTTCCTCGACCGCGCGGCCCGATCCGCCGCCACCGTCGCGACGGCGCCCGATGGGGCCGTGCGGCAGCTCCGCGTCGTGGTGACCGCGCCCGACTTCGACGACGCGGTCGCCTTCTACCGCGACGTCGTCGGGATGCCGCAGAGCGAGGCGTACGAAGCCGAGGCCGGCGCGCGCGTGGTGATCCTCGACGCCGGTCGTGCGACGCTCGAGCTGTCCAATCCCGCGCAGGTGGCCTTCATCGACCGCGTCGAGACGGACGGGGATGCGCCGAGCGACCGCATCCGCATCGCCCTCGAGGTCGACGACACGGCCGAGGCGGCGCGACGACTCGCCGATGCGGGGGCTTCGGTGGAGGCGCCCGCCCGGCAGACCCCGTGGCGCTCGGTCAACGCCCGGCTGCGGGGCCCGGCGGACCTGCAGCTCACGCTGTTCGAGGAACTCGGCGACCCCTGA
- the rimM gene encoding ribosome maturation factor RimM (Essential for efficient processing of 16S rRNA): protein MTGGEAGKAETGRARATPPAGRTQLRVGRLVKAHGLKGALKLELYTDDPDGRFVPGAVFTLQVPESSPWHGKPLTVREFKWMNSHPVAFFEGVDDRTAAEELVRAILWIDEDATAAPAEDDAWYDHQLVGLDVIRDDARVGRVVRVDHMPAQDLLVIRVDDDREVLVPFVKAIVPEVDIQAGRLTVTPPDGLFEEIADEDAGGDAAAEADDDAAGPDRAG from the coding sequence GTGACGGGCGGCGAGGCCGGAAAGGCCGAGACCGGTCGCGCGCGCGCGACCCCGCCGGCGGGGCGGACCCAGCTCCGCGTGGGCCGGCTCGTGAAGGCCCACGGCCTCAAGGGCGCCCTCAAGCTCGAGCTGTACACCGACGACCCCGACGGACGCTTCGTCCCGGGCGCCGTCTTCACTCTTCAGGTTCCCGAGTCCTCACCCTGGCACGGGAAGCCGCTCACGGTCCGCGAGTTCAAGTGGATGAACTCCCATCCCGTGGCCTTCTTCGAGGGCGTCGACGACCGCACCGCCGCCGAGGAGCTCGTGCGCGCCATCCTCTGGATCGACGAGGACGCCACCGCCGCTCCCGCCGAGGACGACGCCTGGTACGACCACCAGCTGGTGGGCCTCGACGTCATCCGCGACGACGCGCGTGTCGGACGCGTCGTGCGGGTCGATCACATGCCCGCACAGGACCTGCTGGTCATCCGCGTGGACGACGACCGCGAGGTGCTCGTCCCCTTCGTCAAGGCCATCGTCCCCGAGGTCGACATCCAGGCCGGGCGCCTGACCGTCACGCCGCCCGACGGCCTGTTCGAGGAGATCGCCGACGAGGACGCCGGCGGCGACGCGGCCGCCGAGGCGGATGACGACGCGGCGGGCCCCGACCGCGCGGGCTGA
- the ffh gene encoding signal recognition particle protein gives MATFGTLSDRLTETFRNLRTKGKLTPADVDGTVREIRRALLDADVALVVVKEFTAKVRERALGDEVNRALNPAQQVVQIVNEELVAILGGQQRRLQFAKNPPTVIMLAGLQGSGKTTFAGKLAKQLEKDGHTPLLVACDLQRPNAVNQLQVVAERAGAAIYAPEPGNGVGDPVQVARDGVEVARRQQHDTVIIDTAGRLGIDAELMKQASDIRTATTPDEVLFVIDAMIGQDAVNTAKAFQDGVDFSGVVLTKLDGDARGGAALSVASVTGRPIIYASTGEGLDDIEAFHPDRMASRILDLGDILTLIEQAQQAFDEEEALKVAEKLATETFTLEDFLQQMQQLKKMGSMKKMLGMLPGMGSMKQQIEDFDEREIDRTEAIIRSMTPGERRNPKVLNGSRRLRIARGSGMTVTDVNQLVQRFDQAAKMMKTVAKGGVPNIPGMGPVPGAGRPGGSSKRGGKKKGGGGGSRSGNPAKRAAENAQLAAQAPATPTGSGFGLGAGQGAPSEADLAELQKMLGKG, from the coding sequence ATGGCGACTTTCGGCACCCTCTCCGACCGGCTCACCGAGACCTTCCGCAACCTCCGCACCAAGGGCAAGCTCACGCCCGCGGACGTCGACGGCACGGTGCGCGAGATCCGTCGCGCCCTGCTCGACGCGGATGTGGCCCTCGTGGTCGTGAAGGAGTTCACCGCCAAGGTGCGCGAGCGCGCGCTCGGCGACGAGGTCAACCGTGCGCTGAACCCCGCGCAGCAGGTCGTGCAGATCGTCAACGAGGAGCTCGTCGCGATCCTCGGCGGCCAGCAGCGCCGCCTGCAGTTCGCGAAGAACCCGCCGACCGTCATCATGCTCGCCGGCCTCCAGGGCTCGGGAAAGACGACCTTCGCCGGCAAGCTCGCCAAGCAGCTCGAGAAGGACGGCCACACCCCGCTCCTGGTCGCGTGCGACCTCCAGCGCCCGAACGCCGTGAACCAGCTCCAGGTCGTCGCCGAGCGCGCCGGAGCGGCGATCTACGCACCCGAGCCCGGCAACGGCGTCGGCGACCCTGTGCAGGTCGCCCGTGACGGCGTCGAGGTCGCGCGCCGACAGCAGCACGACACCGTCATCATCGACACCGCCGGCCGCCTCGGCATCGACGCCGAGCTCATGAAGCAGGCCTCCGACATCCGCACGGCGACGACCCCGGACGAGGTCCTGTTCGTCATCGACGCGATGATCGGCCAGGACGCCGTCAACACGGCGAAGGCGTTCCAGGACGGCGTCGACTTCTCGGGCGTCGTGCTCACCAAGCTCGACGGCGACGCGCGCGGCGGCGCCGCGCTGTCGGTCGCGAGCGTGACCGGCCGCCCCATCATCTACGCCTCCACGGGCGAGGGCCTGGACGACATCGAGGCGTTCCACCCCGACCGCATGGCCAGCCGCATCCTCGACCTCGGCGACATCCTCACGCTCATCGAGCAGGCCCAGCAGGCCTTCGACGAGGAGGAGGCGCTCAAGGTCGCCGAGAAGCTCGCGACCGAGACCTTCACGCTCGAGGACTTCCTGCAGCAGATGCAGCAGCTGAAGAAGATGGGCTCGATGAAGAAGATGCTCGGGATGCTCCCGGGCATGGGCTCGATGAAGCAGCAGATCGAGGACTTCGACGAGCGCGAGATCGACCGCACCGAGGCCATCATCCGCTCGATGACCCCCGGCGAGCGCCGCAACCCGAAGGTCCTCAACGGATCCCGGCGCCTGCGCATCGCGCGCGGATCGGGCATGACCGTGACGGACGTCAACCAGCTCGTGCAGCGCTTCGACCAGGCGGCGAAGATGATGAAGACCGTCGCCAAGGGCGGCGTGCCGAACATCCCGGGCATGGGCCCGGTTCCCGGCGCGGGACGCCCTGGAGGCTCGTCCAAGCGGGGCGGCAAGAAGAAGGGCGGCGGCGGCGGTTCGCGCTCGGGCAACCCCGCGAAGCGCGCGGCCGAGAACGCCCAGCTCGCCGCTCAGGCGCCGGCCACCCCGACGGGCTCGGGGTTCGGCCTCGGCGCGGGCCAGGGCGCGCCCAGCGAGGCCGATCTCGCCGAGCTCCAGAAGATGCTCGGCAAGGGCTGA
- the pyk gene encoding pyruvate kinase, with amino-acid sequence MRRAKIVATLGPATASYETVEELVRAGLDVARINRSHGDYADHEKAYAYVRRASDTTGKAVGILVDLQGPKIRLARFVDGPHELAPGDEFTITTEDVPGTKEICGTTYPELAKDVEAGDTLLIDDGKVRLRVLDSDGVKVRTEVVVGGKVSNNKGINLPGVAVSAPALSEKDEADLRWALRLGADIVALSFVRSPKDVIRARVIMAEEGRDVPLFAKIEKPEAVDHLQDIIDAFDGVMVARGDLGVELPLETVPLVQKRAIELARRWAKPVIVATQMLESMIDNPVPTRAETSDVANAVLDGADAVMLSGETSVGAHPVTVVETMARIVSSTEREGLSRIPALGTKPRTQGGAITLAAASIADFVGARYVCVFSQSGDSARRMSRLRHEVPILGFTDLPGTRSRSAIIWGVETFLVRRGKTTDELLAILDETLLSSGRAQIGDRVIMTAGAPPGIAGSTNDVRVHTIGAGSAEVIR; translated from the coding sequence ATGCGCCGTGCCAAGATCGTCGCCACGCTGGGGCCTGCGACCGCCAGCTACGAGACCGTCGAAGAGCTGGTGAGGGCGGGCCTGGACGTCGCCCGCATCAACCGGAGCCACGGCGACTACGCCGACCACGAGAAGGCCTACGCCTACGTGCGCCGCGCGAGCGACACCACCGGCAAGGCCGTCGGCATCCTCGTCGACCTGCAGGGTCCGAAGATCCGTCTCGCACGCTTCGTCGACGGTCCACACGAGCTGGCGCCGGGCGACGAGTTCACGATCACGACCGAGGACGTGCCCGGCACCAAGGAGATCTGCGGGACGACGTACCCCGAGCTCGCGAAGGACGTCGAGGCCGGCGACACGCTGCTGATCGACGACGGCAAGGTGCGCCTGCGCGTGCTCGACAGCGACGGCGTGAAGGTGCGCACCGAGGTCGTCGTGGGCGGCAAGGTCTCGAACAACAAGGGCATCAACCTGCCCGGCGTCGCCGTCAGCGCGCCGGCGCTGAGCGAGAAGGACGAGGCGGACCTGCGCTGGGCGCTGCGGCTGGGCGCCGACATCGTGGCGCTGTCGTTCGTGCGCAGCCCCAAGGACGTCATCCGCGCCCGCGTCATCATGGCCGAGGAGGGGCGCGACGTCCCGCTGTTCGCCAAGATCGAGAAGCCCGAGGCGGTCGACCATCTGCAGGACATCATCGACGCGTTCGACGGCGTCATGGTGGCCCGCGGCGACCTGGGCGTCGAGCTGCCGCTGGAGACGGTGCCGCTCGTGCAGAAGCGCGCCATCGAGCTCGCGCGGCGCTGGGCGAAGCCCGTCATCGTCGCGACCCAGATGCTCGAGTCGATGATCGACAACCCGGTGCCCACGCGCGCCGAGACCTCCGACGTCGCCAACGCGGTCCTCGACGGAGCCGACGCGGTCATGCTCTCGGGCGAGACGAGCGTGGGAGCCCACCCGGTCACGGTCGTGGAGACCATGGCCCGGATCGTGTCCTCGACCGAGCGGGAGGGCCTGTCGCGGATCCCCGCGCTCGGCACGAAGCCGCGCACGCAGGGCGGCGCGATCACGCTCGCAGCGGCGAGCATCGCCGACTTCGTGGGCGCGCGGTACGTGTGCGTGTTCAGCCAGTCCGGCGACTCGGCGCGGCGCATGTCGCGGCTGCGTCACGAGGTGCCGATCCTGGGCTTCACCGACCTGCCGGGCACGCGGTCGCGCAGCGCGATCATCTGGGGCGTCGAGACGTTCCTCGTCCGACGCGGGAAGACGACCGACGAGCTGCTGGCGATCCTCGATGAGACGCTGCTGTCGTCCGGTCGCGCGCAGATCGGCGATCGCGTCATCATGACCGCGGGCGCCCCTCCCGGGATCGCCGGCTCCACCAACGACGTCCGCGTGCACACCATCGGCGCCGGCTCCGCCGAAGTCATCCGCTGA
- the lipA gene encoding lipoyl synthase codes for MSGCATGPAAAPETGPDGRKLLRLEVRNAQTPIERKPEWIKTRAKMGPEYQALHSLVKTEELHTVCQEAGCPNIYECWEDREATFLIGGSQCTRRCDFCQIDTGKPADYDTDEPRRVAESVKRMQLRYATITCVARDDLPDGGAWLNGETVRRVHELNPGTGVELLATDFNGDPALLDVVFDSRPEVFAHNVETVPRIFKRIRPAFRYDRSLGVLTRAREAGLITKSNLILGMGEEPEEVVQALRDLHDAGTDIITITQYLRPTPRHLPVARWVKPDEFVAFKDEAERIGFLGVLAGPLVRSSYRAGRLWAQSMLAKGREIPEHLAHIAQDVHVERGFAQAV; via the coding sequence GTGAGCGGCTGCGCGACCGGACCGGCGGCGGCGCCCGAGACCGGGCCCGACGGCCGCAAGCTCCTGCGTCTCGAAGTCCGCAACGCCCAGACGCCCATCGAGCGCAAGCCCGAGTGGATCAAGACGCGCGCGAAGATGGGGCCGGAGTACCAGGCCCTGCACTCCCTCGTGAAGACCGAGGAGCTGCACACGGTCTGCCAGGAGGCGGGCTGCCCCAACATCTACGAGTGCTGGGAGGACCGCGAGGCGACCTTCCTCATCGGCGGATCGCAGTGCACGCGTCGGTGCGACTTCTGCCAGATCGACACCGGCAAGCCCGCCGACTACGACACCGACGAGCCGCGCCGGGTGGCCGAGAGCGTTAAGCGGATGCAGCTGCGCTACGCCACCATCACGTGCGTGGCCCGAGACGACCTTCCCGACGGCGGCGCATGGCTCAACGGCGAGACCGTGCGTCGCGTACACGAGCTCAACCCCGGAACCGGGGTGGAGCTGCTGGCCACCGACTTCAACGGCGATCCCGCGCTGCTCGACGTCGTGTTCGACAGCCGGCCCGAGGTGTTCGCCCACAACGTCGAGACGGTGCCGCGGATCTTCAAGCGGATCCGTCCGGCGTTCCGGTACGACCGGTCGCTCGGGGTGCTCACCCGCGCGCGCGAGGCTGGCCTCATCACCAAGTCGAACCTCATCCTCGGCATGGGCGAGGAGCCCGAAGAGGTCGTCCAGGCCCTCCGCGACCTGCATGACGCCGGCACCGACATCATCACCATCACGCAGTATCTGCGTCCGACGCCGCGTCACCTGCCGGTCGCCCGGTGGGTCAAGCCCGACGAGTTCGTGGCGTTCAAGGATGAGGCCGAGCGCATCGGATTCCTCGGCGTGCTGGCCGGTCCCCTCGTGCGCTCGTCGTACCGCGCCGGACGGCTGTGGGCGCAGTCCATGCTGGCGAAGGGCCGCGAGATCCCCGAGCACCTCGCCCACATCGCGCAGGACGTGCACGTGGAGCGGGGCTTCGCCCAGGCGGTGTGA
- a CDS encoding DUF2004 domain-containing protein, translated as MAIEHDFFGLLESGPDGSIFWSENVELGDQTVTVDLTAPDQDDVSEAALDVAAGLISAIEAIDRSARNAMVSELSERTSEVTEYILQQQEQLGDELEDLLVDISGDTHIDVIRSLQLMSMTILADEHGGQDPFAVLEYALDPDATDDVLLVNLDSDGAVLSVTSAD; from the coding sequence ATGGCGATCGAGCACGACTTCTTCGGACTCCTCGAGTCGGGGCCGGACGGATCGATCTTCTGGTCCGAGAACGTGGAGCTGGGAGACCAGACCGTGACGGTGGATCTCACCGCGCCCGATCAGGACGACGTGTCCGAGGCCGCCCTCGACGTCGCCGCGGGACTCATCTCGGCGATCGAGGCGATCGACCGCAGCGCGCGCAACGCGATGGTGTCGGAGCTGAGCGAGCGCACGAGCGAGGTGACGGAGTACATCCTCCAGCAGCAGGAGCAGCTCGGAGACGAGCTCGAGGACCTGCTGGTCGACATCTCGGGCGATACGCACATCGACGTCATCCGCTCGCTCCAGCTGATGAGCATGACGATCCTCGCCGACGAGCACGGCGGTCAGGACCCGTTCGCCGTGCTCGAGTACGCGCTCGACCCGGATGCCACCGACGACGTGCTGCTGGTCAACCTCGACTCGGACGGCGCGGTGCTGTCGGTCACCAGCGCCGACTGA
- the rpsP gene encoding 30S ribosomal protein S16, translating to MAVKIRLKRLGKIRAPYYRIVVADSRTKRDGRVIEEIGKYHPTEEPSFIEVDSDRAQYWLSVGAQPTEQVRAILKITGDWGTFKGEKDAKSTLKTAEAKPAFEVDASKKSVVKPKVEKKAEEPAAEAEAEAPAADETDAE from the coding sequence GTGGCTGTCAAGATTCGTCTCAAGCGGCTCGGCAAGATCCGTGCCCCGTACTACCGCATCGTCGTCGCCGACTCGCGCACCAAGCGCGACGGTCGCGTGATCGAGGAGATCGGCAAGTACCACCCCACCGAGGAGCCCTCGTTCATCGAGGTCGACTCCGACCGTGCGCAGTACTGGCTCAGCGTCGGCGCCCAGCCGACCGAGCAGGTCCGCGCCATCCTCAAGATCACGGGCGACTGGGGCACCTTCAAGGGCGAGAAGGACGCGAAGTCCACCCTGAAGACCGCCGAGGCCAAGCCGGCCTTCGAGGTCGACGCCTCGAAGAAGTCGGTCGTCAAGCCCAAGGTCGAGAAGAAGGCCGAGGAGCCGGCTGCCGAGGCTGAGGCCGAGGCTCCCGCCGCCGACGAGACCGACGCAGAGTAG
- the trmD gene encoding tRNA (guanosine(37)-N1)-methyltransferase TrmD, whose protein sequence is MRIDIVTIFPAFFDVLDVSLIGKARDRGILDLHVHDLRDWTHDRHRTVDDTPYGGGAGMVMKPEPWGEALDAVLSPDAVLLVPSPAGERFTQAMARELAAEQQLVFACGRYEGIDQRVVDHYAERGRVRLVSLGDYVLNGGEVAAMAVIEAVSRLIPGVVGNPDSLVEESHEDGLLEYPSYTKPAVWRGIEVPPVLLSGNHAAIAAWRREQSLERTKRHRPDLLP, encoded by the coding sequence ATGCGCATCGACATCGTCACGATCTTCCCGGCGTTCTTCGATGTGCTCGACGTCTCGCTGATCGGCAAGGCCCGCGATCGCGGCATCCTCGATCTGCACGTCCACGACCTGCGGGACTGGACGCACGACCGTCATCGCACGGTCGACGACACCCCCTACGGCGGCGGCGCCGGAATGGTCATGAAGCCCGAGCCGTGGGGCGAGGCGCTCGACGCCGTGCTGTCGCCCGACGCCGTGCTGCTGGTGCCCTCGCCGGCCGGTGAGCGCTTCACGCAGGCCATGGCGCGCGAACTCGCCGCGGAGCAGCAGCTCGTGTTCGCGTGCGGCCGCTACGAGGGCATCGACCAGCGCGTCGTCGACCACTACGCCGAGCGCGGCCGCGTGCGCCTGGTCAGCCTCGGCGACTACGTCCTCAACGGCGGTGAGGTGGCGGCCATGGCCGTCATCGAGGCCGTCTCGCGCCTGATCCCCGGCGTCGTCGGCAACCCCGACAGCCTCGTCGAGGAGTCCCATGAGGACGGGCTGCTGGAGTACCCGAGCTACACCAAGCCCGCCGTCTGGCGAGGCATCGAGGTTCCGCCGGTGCTCCTCAGCGGCAACCACGCCGCGATCGCGGCGTGGCGGCGCGAGCAGAGCCTGGAGCGCACGAAGCGGCACCGGCCCGACCTGCTCCCGTAG
- a CDS encoding glutamate--cysteine ligase, protein MTVSFAASARSSVGLEWEIMLADGETGDLVPRAPEVLAAVADVAARERFTVTGELLTNTVEVTSGVGSTLAAAVADIADAIAAVRTVTDPRDIALLCAGSHPFAQWYDQSVTDKTRYHALIDRTQWWGRNMMIWGIHVHVGVEDVAKVFPLIGALSTFLPHLQALSASSPFWAGERTGYASNRALVFQQLPTAGLPWPLTDWTQFESYLDDMVGTGVMHDVTEVRWDIRPAPRWGTIEVRACDGMSTLAELAAVAALVQTLVEHFSRELDAGRPLPSLPPWFVRENKWRAARYGLEAEVIVDRSGRQVPVREHLAETMERVAGVAAELDCAREFAGLDAILRTGASYARQLAVADAAAGDLHVVVQHLIREFREGPTLRARPPKDTP, encoded by the coding sequence GTGACCGTGTCGTTCGCAGCGTCCGCGCGTTCGTCGGTCGGCCTCGAGTGGGAGATCATGCTCGCAGACGGGGAGACCGGCGATCTGGTCCCGCGCGCACCCGAGGTCCTCGCGGCGGTCGCCGACGTCGCGGCCCGCGAGCGATTCACCGTGACCGGCGAGCTGCTGACCAACACGGTCGAGGTGACCAGCGGGGTCGGTTCGACCCTCGCCGCCGCCGTCGCCGACATCGCCGACGCGATCGCCGCCGTCCGCACGGTCACCGACCCGCGCGACATCGCGCTGCTGTGCGCCGGCAGTCATCCGTTCGCCCAGTGGTACGACCAGAGCGTCACCGACAAGACGCGCTACCACGCGCTCATCGACCGGACCCAGTGGTGGGGCCGGAACATGATGATCTGGGGCATCCACGTGCACGTCGGCGTCGAGGACGTCGCCAAGGTCTTCCCGCTCATCGGCGCCCTGTCGACCTTCCTCCCCCACCTCCAGGCGCTGTCGGCCTCGAGCCCGTTCTGGGCCGGGGAGCGCACCGGCTACGCCTCCAATCGGGCGCTGGTGTTCCAGCAGCTTCCGACCGCGGGCCTGCCCTGGCCGCTGACGGACTGGACCCAGTTCGAGTCGTATCTGGACGACATGGTCGGCACCGGCGTCATGCACGACGTCACCGAGGTCCGGTGGGACATCCGGCCCGCCCCGCGCTGGGGCACGATCGAGGTGCGCGCGTGCGACGGCATGTCGACGCTCGCCGAGCTCGCGGCGGTCGCCGCGCTCGTGCAGACGCTTGTCGAGCACTTCTCGCGCGAGCTGGACGCCGGCAGGCCCCTGCCGTCGCTTCCCCCGTGGTTCGTGCGCGAGAACAAGTGGCGCGCGGCGCGCTACGGCCTGGAAGCGGAGGTCATCGTCGATCGGTCGGGACGCCAGGTTCCGGTTCGGGAGCACCTCGCCGAGACGATGGAGCGCGTCGCCGGCGTCGCCGCCGAACTCGACTGCGCACGCGAGTTCGCCGGCCTCGACGCGATCCTGCGCACGGGTGCGAGCTACGCCCGCCAGCTCGCGGTCGCGGACGCCGCCGCCGGAGATCTGCACGTCGTCGTGCAGCACCTCATCCGTGAGTTCCGCGAGGGTCCGACGCTGCGCGCGCGCCCGCCGAAGGACACTCCATGA
- a CDS encoding methyltransferase family protein has product MTDEPGGRTRGDWLVAAQFLLLAALLLPGAPLWSAPWLTAVAAAIAIAGTALAAAGLLAIGRDIVPWVAPRPGAPLRTGGVYRFTRNPIYLGILIGAAGWVLWRARIELIVVWALLAVVLVTKARVEQRHLIDAFGDDYRAYADRTPLVLWGRGIR; this is encoded by the coding sequence ATGACCGACGAACCGGGGGGCCGCACGCGCGGCGACTGGCTGGTCGCGGCGCAGTTCCTGCTGCTGGCCGCGCTGCTGCTGCCGGGCGCGCCGCTGTGGAGCGCGCCGTGGCTCACGGCGGTGGCGGCGGCGATCGCGATCGCCGGGACGGCCCTCGCCGCCGCGGGCCTGCTCGCGATCGGCCGCGACATCGTGCCGTGGGTCGCCCCGCGCCCGGGTGCGCCGCTGCGCACGGGCGGCGTCTACCGCTTCACCCGGAACCCGATCTATCTCGGCATCCTCATCGGCGCCGCCGGATGGGTGCTGTGGCGCGCGCGCATCGAGCTCATCGTCGTGTGGGCTCTGCTGGCCGTCGTGCTGGTGACGAAGGCGCGCGTCGAGCAGCGGCACCTGATCGACGCGTTCGGCGACGACTACCGCGCCTACGCGGACCGCACGCCGCTGGTGCTGTGGGGCCGCGGCATCCGCTGA